TCTCTAACGGGAGCTTTTGGTATAGGAACGCCTGTAAAATAAAATGCAAAAATAAGAATTAGCATTCCAGAGAATAAAAAAACAAAAATGGGATTATATTTTTTTAGAATATAATATGCCACAACTGCGACAGCAATCAATGTTGAGATTATCATAAATGCCGACATATTCCACCTTCCTTGAACACCAAAATAAACTTCGTATTATAAAGAAAAAATGTTTAAAATTTTTAAAATTTGATTAATCTAGCAGAATTACTGAGCATAAATTAAAACTCCCCAAAAAAGGGGGGAAATAAGAATAAAAGACTATTTTTAGATTTTAAAAGGATTTTCAACAACTCTTTTGCGATCTACAATATATGGAATAAGAGCCATTTGTCTTGCGCGTTTAATCGCAACTTCCACGCGCTCTTGCCACTTTTTAGAATTCCCTGTTAAGCGACGTGGCATAATCTTATAACGCTCTGAAAGTGAGTGTTTTAACATTTCTACATCTTTGTAGTCAATAAATTCAATTTTTGCCTCTGTGTAGCGACAATATCTTTTAGAATATCTTTTTTTCTCTGCCATAATGTTCCTTTAAAATGGTATTTCATCATCATTAATATCAATCACTGGAATCTCTTCTTGCGCAGGCTTTTGAGCTTCTGACTTTTGGTAATTTGATTGATGGTTATTATAACCACTTTGGCGATTGCCATTATTTGCATTATAACTGCCATAGTTACCACTAAAGCTCTCTTGATCATAACCTCCTTGATAGTCACTATTTGGGTTATATCCGCCATTTTGGATTCCACCTTCTCCCCTTGAACCTAGCATTTGCATACTTTCAGCAGTAATGCTATGCTTACTTCGCTTTTGACCATTATTATCTGTCCAACTCTCTAGCACCAAACGCCCCTCAATTAAGATTTGAGAGCCTCGTTTTAAATACTGATTTGCCACCTCAGCTGTGCGCCCAAAAAGATTCACATCAACAAAACACACTTCCTCGCCTTGTGAACCATCTTGTTTTTTATAACGACGATTTGTAGCAAGTCCTAGCTTTGCTAATGCACTTCCATTTGGTAAATAGCGCAACTCTACATCACGCGTTAAATTTCCAACTAAAATGACTTTATTAAACATCCAATTCCTTCTTTAGAC
The Helicobacter winghamensis ATCC BAA-430 DNA segment above includes these coding regions:
- the rpsR gene encoding 30S ribosomal protein S18: MAEKKRYSKRYCRYTEAKIEFIDYKDVEMLKHSLSERYKIMPRRLTGNSKKWQERVEVAIKRARQMALIPYIVDRKRVVENPFKI
- a CDS encoding single-stranded DNA-binding protein, with amino-acid sequence MFNKVILVGNLTRDVELRYLPNGSALAKLGLATNRRYKKQDGSQGEEVCFVDVNLFGRTAEVANQYLKRGSQILIEGRLVLESWTDNNGQKRSKHSITAESMQMLGSRGEGGIQNGGYNPNSDYQGGYDQESFSGNYGSYNANNGNRQSGYNNHQSNYQKSEAQKPAQEEIPVIDINDDEIPF